In the Profundibacter amoris genome, CAGGCCAAAAGCATGGGGTCCGATAATAACACCTGCCGCAAGATACCCCAAAATCGGGCTGGTGCGAAACCGCTGGAAAACCGGCACGACAATTACAGCGGCGGCCAGAAAAATCAAAACGTCCAGCAGGTATTCAGATTGGCCCATTCATGTTCTCCGTGCATATTTATGAAATGGCAAAATAGGAAAGCACCTTGGATCGCAACTCTGCTGTCATTTCTGCCTGTAATCAAAGATTGTCCGCAGGTGCTTTTTACAGTCAAAACCCAGGTCTGTCCGGTTTTTCGTCCGAATTTTGACTGAAAATACATATTCCCACGGTTTTAGTAACCAATCCTTCAGCCCATTCATGCGAAAACACAGCGCACCCCCCTTGCAGGGGGCCGAACGCACAACTAAGACTTGGGGAAGGTAACGCGCGCAATATTCGCGCCAGCAGCAGGCAGGTGACCATGAACGACCCTTATGAACACTATATGAACAACCTTGTGCCGATGGTGGTTGAGCAAACCGCCCGTGGCGAGCGCGCCTATGATATTTTCTCGCGCCTTCTGAAAGAACGGATCATTTTCATAACCGGTCCGATCCATGACGGCATGTCCAGCCTGATCGTGGCGCAGCTTTTGCACCTCGAGGCCGAGAACCCGAAAAAAGAAATCTCGATGTATATCAATTCGCCCGGCGGGGTGGTCACATCGGGGCTGTCGATTTACGACACCATGCAATACATCAAACCCAAGGTTTCGACGCTGGTCGTCGGGCAGGCTGCCAGCATGGGGTCGCTGTTGCTGACCGCTGGTGCCAAGGGGATGCGTTTTTCACTGCCAAACAGCCGGATCATGGTGCATCAGCCATCTGGCGGGTATCAGGGGCAGGCAACGGACATCATGATCCACGCGCAGGAAACCCAGAAACTGAAGGACCGGTTGAACCAGATCTATGTTGGCCATACCGGCCAGAAGATGAAAGATGTGGTCGAGGCGCTGGAACGTGACAATTTCATGGACGCGCAAGAGGCCAAGGATTGGGGCCTGATCGACGAAATCGTCGAGAATCGCCCGGTCGATGATGACGACGAAAGCTGATCTGCCTGACGCAAATCGGTATTTTGACGTTGAAGACAAAATCGCGCTGCCCTAAACTGGAGACGAGGGGCAGTCGCTGCGACCTTTGCGGGTTCGCATTGAAAACAGGTTAAGAGCCACAGAGGTGCACTAATGGCGAACAATTCAGGCAACGACAGCAAGAACACGCTTTACTGCTCGTTCTGCGGCAAAAGCCAGCACGAGGTGCGCAAACTGATTGCGGGCCCAACCGTATTTATCTGCGATGAATGCGTCGAGCTGTGCATGGATATCATCCGTGAAGAAACCAAAACTGCGGGGTTGAAGTCATCCGAAGGGGTGCCAACGCCAAAAGATATCTGCGACGTGCTGGATGATTATGTTATCGGCCAGTTCCACGCCAAACGGGTTCTGTCTGTGGCGGTGCACAACCACTACAAACGCCTGAACCACAGCGGCAAATCCGGCGAGATCGAGTTGGCGAAGTCCAATATCATGCTGATCGGCCCCACCGGTTGCGGTAAGACCCTGCTGGCCCAGACGCTGGCGCGGATTCTGGATGTGCCGTTCACCATGGCCGACGCCACCACATTGACCGAAGCCGGTTATGTGGGCGAAGATGTGGAAAACATCATCCTGAAGCTGCTTCAGGCGTCTGAATACAATGTCGAACGCGCGCAGCGTGGCATCGTCTATATTGACGAGGTCGACAAAATCACCCGCAAATCCGACAACCCTTCGATTACCCGCGATGTATCGGGCGAGGGTGTGCAGCAGGCGCTGCTGAAAATCATGGAAGGCACGGTTGCTTCGGTACCCCCGCAAGGCGGGCGCAAGCATCCTCAGCAGGAATTCCTGCAAGTGGACACCACAAACATTCTGTTTATCTGTGGCGGTGCATTTTCCGGCCTTGAAAAGATTATTACCCAACGCGGCAAAGGGTCGGCCATCGGTTTCGGTGCCGATGTGCAGGATGACGAAGATCGCGGTATCGGCGAGATGCTGACCGATCTGGAACCCGAAGATCTGCTGAAATTCGGCCTGATCCCGGAATTCGTTGGCCGTCTGCCGGTAATCGCTACCCTGACCGATCTGGACGAAGATGCGCTGGTCACCATCCTGACCCAGCCGAAAAACGCACTGGTCAAGCAATACCAGCGCCTGTTCGAGTTGGAAGAGGCCAAGCTGACCTTCACCGAGGATGCATTGAAAGCCATCGCCAAACGCGCGATTGAACGCAAAACCGGCGCACGTGGCCTGCGCTCGATCATGGAGGATATCCTGCTGGATACCATGTTCGATCTGCCCGGCCTGGAAAACGTGGACGAAGTGGTGGTGAATGAGGAGGCTGTGACCTCGGACGCCAACCCGCTACTGATCTATTCCGAGCCCAAAGATAAAGAAGAAGCCAGTGCCAGCTGACACGCCGATACAGCGGATTGCGTCGGGATCTGCCTATGAATCACTGATTGGTTACAGCCGCGCGGTGGTTGCCGATGGCTGGGTGCATGTTTCCGGCACTGTCGGTAATGATCACGCCACCATGACCACCCCTGAAAGCGTGGTTGAACAATGCGAACTGGCGTTAGGTCATATCCGCAAGGCGCTGGAGCAGGCGGGTGCGACATTTTCCGATATTGTGAGGGTGCATTACATACTGCCGGACAGCGATGAATTTCAGGCTTGTTGGCCCTTGTTGCGCGATGCCTTTGGCGAAAACCCGCCCGCTGCGACGATGATCGAGGCCGGCCTTATCGACCCGGCGATGAAAATCGAGATCGAAGTCACGGCCCGCCTGCCGCAAAGCGCCTAAATCCGCTTGCAGGTCTGGACCTTGGCGGCGGATTGGTTCATATCAGTAGGCAACGACCATATGGATATTGGGGGGCGTGATGATACGCTTTATTCTTCGAATGCTGACTTGGTACCACGGCCAGACGCTAGGCACCCAGATTTACACCTGGCGCAACGGTGTCAAAGTGGGCGAAGACGATATGGGCAACATCTATTACCGGACCAAGGACGATAAGCGCCGCTGGGTTTGTTATAGTGACATCCCCGAAGCCAGTGTTGTCCCGCCCGATTGGCACGGATGGCTGCATTTCACTTGGGACGAGCCACCAACGAATGCCCCTTTGCCCCACAAGAAATGGGAAAAGCCGCATTTGCCAAATCTGACCGGCACCGACAAAGCGCATGTTCCCGTTGGATCCCTGCGTCGCGAAAAACCGGCCGAATGGCGAGATTACGACGCTTGGCAGCCTGAATAACCATGTCGGAATCAACCACAGAAGTGTTGGTCGGCGGCGCCGTTCTGGCTGTCGCTATCGGATTCTTGGTCTATGCGGGGCAGGCGACCGGTTTTTCGATCGGCAAAACCGGTGATTATCCGCTAACGGCCAGTTTCAGATCTGTTGAAGGCGTGACTGTCGGCACCGATGTGCGCCTTGCGGGTGTGAAGATCGGCACAATCAGCGAGATGAAGCTGAATCCCGTTACATTTCGTGCCGATATGCAGCTAACGGTGAAAGACGGCATCCTGATTCCCGATGATAGCGCCGCTGTGATCTCGTCAGAGGGCTTGCTTGGCGGAAATTTTGTCGAAATCTACCCGGGTGGCTCCCCTGACAATTTTGAACCGGGCGATGAAATAGATGATACGCAAGGCGCGGTCAGTCTGATTTCACTGCTGATGAAATATGTGTCGGGAAGCGGCGGCGATTCATCGCAATGATGCGTATACTTTTCCTCCTTTTCCTGACAGTTTTTGCCGCGCCAATACAGGCGCAACAGGTCAGCAGTGCGCCCGGCGCGGTTTTGCGCGGGCTGGACAAGCTGGATGGCAGCGTGACTGATCTCGAGCTTGCTGTCGGGGAAAATAAGGATTTCGGGCGGCTTAATATTTCCCTTGGGGATTGCCGCTATCCCAAAGGCAATCCGGCCGGTAATGCATTCGCCTTTCTGACCATTCGTGAAAACGGCATGGATGATCCGGTCTTTCAAGGCTGGATGATTGCCGCGGCACCTGCACTGGATGCGCTGGACAATGCGCGTTACGATGTCTGGGTTTTGCGCTGTATGACTGAATAGGCATCGGGTGTGCCCGTGAAACGATTGAAGTCGGCCTCCAGTGTTAGCGCGGTTTCCAGCCTTGCCCGATAGTCATCACGCGAAATTTCAATTGCCCCCAACGAGGCCAGATGCGGTGTGATGAACTGTGTATCAAACAGGGTAAATCCCCCCGATCGCAACCGGTGCACCAGATAGGCAAGCGCGATTTTTGACGCATTCGTGCGCCGTGAAAACATGCTTTCGCCAAAGAAGGCACCGCCGATCACCAGCCCGTAAACACCACCGACCAATTCATTGCCTTCCCAGACCTCGAGAGAGTGGGCAAAGCCCATCAGATGCAGTTGTTCGTATAGCTCCAGCAGTTTTGCGTTTATCCATGTCTCGGACCGGTCGGCGCAGCCGTGGACGACCGGCATAAACGCTGTGTTGGTTCGAATTTGGAAAGGTTCTTGCTGGATATGCCGGGCAAGACTGCGGGAAATGTGGAAATTGTCCAATTCAAATATCCCGCGAAAATGGGGATCCACCCAGAACAACTCGTCACCCTCGCGTGATTCCGCCATTGGAAAGACGCCCGAGGCATATGCTTGCAGAAGTGTTTCGGCTGTAATCGGGTTCGGCATTCGGGTCACGCGCTTGGGTGTTCAAAGGGGTCTTCTGGCCCCCATTGTCACGGGGATAAGCAAATAAAGAAAGACTGTTTAATAACTTTATTCGCCAAGCCATCCCACGGGGTGACTCCTTATAGCCACGGCCCCGCAAAGAGCCGTGGTTGGAATGCATTGAAGGCGGGCTTTAGCCCAGATTTTCCTCAAGCCATTTTTCCAGCCAATGGATGTCGTAATTCCCTGTCTGGATATCTTTTTCGGCCAGCAGCGCATGAAACAGGGGGAGCGTCGTATCCACCCCGTCCACAATCAATTCACCCAGAGCGCGGCTAAGACGGGCCAAAGCCTCGGGGCGGTCGCGGCCATGCACGATCAGCTTGCCAATCAGGCTGTCGTAATAGGGCGGAATTTTATAGCCGTCATAGAGTGCCGAATCCATCCGCACACCCAGACCGCCGGGCGCATGGAACTGCGTGATGGTGCCGGGGCAGGGGGTGAAGTTGGGCAGCTTTTCAGCGTTGATCCGAACCTCGATGGCATGACCCTGAACTTCCAGATCATCCTGTGTGAACGACATCGGCAGCCCTTCGGCCACGCGGATCTGTTCGCGTACCAGATCGACACCGAACACGGCCTCGGTCACGGGGTGTTCGACCTGCAAGCGGGTGTTCATTTCGATGAAATAGAATTCGCCGTCTTCATAGAGAAACTCGATCGTGCCAGCACCGATATAGTTGATACCCGCCACAGCATCGGCGCAGGTCTTGCCGATTCTGGCGCGCATTTCAGGGGTGATGGCGGGGCCGGGGGCCTCTTCGAACACTTTCTGGTGGCGGCGTTGCAGGGAACAATCGCGCTCGCCCAGATGCACCGCGTTGCCTTTGCCGTCGCCAAACACCTGCACTTCGATATGGCGCGGTTTGGTCAGGTATTTTTCGATGTAGACTTCGTCATTGCCAAACCCCGACAGGGCCTCGGCCCGTGCGGTGTGGAAGGCGCTTTCCATGTCGGCCTCGGTCGGGGCCAGTTTCATGCCGCGCCCGCCGCCACCGGCGGTGGCCTTGACGATTACCGGATAGCCCAGTTCCTTGCCGACTTTCTTGGCGCTTGCCACATCGGGAACGCCGCCGTCCGAGCCGGGAACACAGGGCACGCCCAGTTTTTTCATCGTATCCTTGGCGGTAATTTTATCGCCCATGATGCGGATATGTTCTGCGGTCGGGCCGATGAATGTCAGGCCGTGATCCTCGATCACCTGCACAAAATCGGCGTTTTCCGACAAAAAGCCATAGCCGGGGTGGATCGCCTGTGCGCCGGTCACTTCGCAGGCCGCAATAATCGCGGGGATGCGCAGATAGCTGTCGGTGCCGGCAGGAGGGCCGATACAGATGGCTTCGTCCGCCATGCGCACATGCATTGCGTCGGCATCGGCGGTGGAATGCACCGCAACGGATTTAATGCCCATTTCGCGGCAGGCACGCACCACCCGAAGGGCGATTTCGCCACGGTTGGCAATCAGGATTTTGTCGAACATGGTGTGGCCCCTATTCGATGATCATCAAAGGTGCGCCGAATTCTACCGCGTCGCCATCGGCCACCAGAATGCGTTTCACGGTGCCCGACGCGGGGGCCGGAATGTGGTTCATGGTTTTCATGGCTTCGATGATCAGGATGGTGTCGCCTTCGGCCACTTTGTCGCCAACGCTGACGAAGGCGGGGGCGTTGGGTTCGGGCTGCAGGTAAGCGGTGCCGACCATTGGCGATGTCACGGCGCCGGGCAGGGATGCCGGATCGGTGGAGGTTTCGGCAGGAGCTTCGGCTGGTGCGGCAGCAGCCGGAGCAGCGGCGGCAACGGGGGCAGCCGCCACAGGGGCAGCCGCAGCCATAACCGTTTCGGTTTTGCGGCTGACGCGGACGTTCATGCTGTCGTTGTTGGCATAGATGCGCTTGACCTGAATTTCGGTCATATCGTTATCATCCAGAATCTGTGCCAGCGCCTGAATAAAGGCCACGTCTTCGTCTTTGGTTTTCTTGGTCATGGCGTCCTCTGTATCCCCTTAGCGGCCCCGATTTAAGGGGCTGGTTGTCTTTGACTTTGCAAGCTTATACGCGACCTTACGGAAGGTGAAAAGCGGTTCCGGTTATATTTCGCAGGGGGAATTCCGCCGGTTTCTACCTTATATGCGCGAATTTGCCCTTGTTTTTCAGGATTTTGCATAATTGACCAAAAAATAAAATTTACCATTTGATAAAATAATCAACTTGTGGCACGATTTGAGTCTGTTTTATCAACGCGGGATGCAAATTATGCCGAACAGCCAGATGACACCGGGGATCGCCCCGGGACGTTTGCCAAAAGACGCCTACGCCAAGAATTTCTCCGATCTGCATGCGCCGCTGGATGCGCATGAAGCGGCGGTTGCGGCGGATCGTTGTTATTTCTGTTATGATGCGCCGTGCCAGACGGCCTGCCCAACCAGCATCGATATTCCGATGTTCATTCGCCAGATCAGCACCGGTATTGCCGAGGCGGCTGCGGTAAAGATTTTCGAGGAAAACATTCTGGGTGGCATGTGCGCCCGTGTGTGCCCGACCGAAACCCTGTGCGAAGAGGTTTGCGTGCGCGAAGTTGCCGAAGGCAAACCGGTCGAGATTGGCCGCCTTCAGCGGTATGCCACCGATACGCTGATGGAAAAGGGTGTGCACCCGTTTGAACGCGCCGCAGCGACAGGCAAAAAGGTTGCGGTTGTCGGGGCGGGGCCTGCGGGTCTGTCTTGCGCGCATCGTCTGGCGATGTATGGCCACGATGTTGTCATTCTGGATGGTCGCGAAAAGGCCGGTGGTCTGAACGAATTCGGCATTGCCGCCTATAAATCGGTCGATGATTTCGCCCATCGCGAGGTGGAATGGCTGATGCAGATCGGCGGCATTACGATGGAATACGGCAAACGTCTGGGCGATGGCATGTCGCTGGCCGATCTGGCCGGTTCCTATGATGCGGTGTTTCTGGCAATCGGTCTGGGCGGGGTAAACGCCCTGCGGGCCGATGGCGAGGATCTGGACGGGGTTCTGGATGCGGTGGATTTCATTGCGAAACTGCGTCAGGCCGATGATCTGTCGAAACTGCCGGTTGGCCGCAATGTGGTGGTGATCGGTGGCGGCATGACCGCTGTTGATGCGGCTGTGCAATCCAAATTGCTGGGCGCCGAACATGTTTCAATGGTCTATCGCCGCGGCAAGGAACGCATGGCGGCGTCCGAATACGAACAGGAACTGGCCACGGCCAAGGGCGTGACGATCATCTACAACGCCCAACCGGTCGCCATCTTCGGCGACGGCGCGGTACGCGAGGTCGAGTTTGAATACACCGTCGAGGAAAACGGCAAGTTGCGTGGCACCGGCGAGATGTTCCGCATCCCCGCCGATCAGGTGTTCAAGGCGATTGGCCAGACACTGGAAGGGGTGCCCGATGGCGTGGCGGTTGAACGCGGCAAGATCGTGGTAAACGAGGTCGGTCGCACATCGCAGGACGGCGTTTGGGCCGGTGGGGATTGCGCCAGTGGTGGCGACGATCTGACCGTGACCGCCGTGGCCGAGGGTCGTGACGCGGCCGAAGATATTAACGCCACACTGATGGCATAGGAGGGTTGGTAAATGGCTGATCTTACATCGAATTTTCTAGGTATCAAATCCCCCAACCCGTTCTGGCTGGCATCGGCCCCGCCCACGGACAAGGAATACAATGTTCGCCGCGCCTTCGAGGCCGGATGGGGTGGTGTTGTCTGGAAAACGCTGGGCGAAGAAGGCCCGCCCGTGGTCAACGTCAACGGCCCGCGTTACGGCGCGATTTACGGGGCCGACCGGAGGTTGCTGGGGCTGAACAACATCGAATTGATCACCGATCGCCCCTTGCAGCAGAATTTGGAAGAAATCACACGGGTGAAAAAGGACTACCCCGACCGCGCGATCATCGTGTCGCTGATGGTGCCTTGTGAAGAACAGCCGTGGAAAGACATCTTAAAGGCGGTTGAATCGACCGGCGCTGACGGTGTCGAGCTGAACTTTGGCTGCCCGCACGGCATGGCCGAACGCGGCATGGGTGGCGCTGTGGGGCAGGTGCCCGAATATATCGAAATGGTGACCCGCTGGTGCAAGGAAAACACCGAAATGCCGGTGATCGTGAAACTGACTCCCAACATCACCGACATCCGCAAGCCCGCCGAAGCGGCGCTGCGTGGCGGGGCCGATGCGGTGTCGCTGATCAACACGATCAATTCGATCACCACGGTCGATCTGGACGCAATGGCACCCGAGCCGACGATTGACGGCAAGGGCACGCATGGCGGCTATTGCGGTCCTGCGGTGAAACCGATTGCGTTGAACATGGTGGCCGAAATTGCCCGCAACCCCGAAACGGCGAACCTGCCGATTTCCGGCATTGGTGGCGTGACCACATGGCGCGACGCGGCGGAATTCATGGCGCTGGGTTGTGGCAACGTGCAGGTTTGCACGGCGGTGATGACTTATGGTTTCAAGATTGTAGAGGAAATGATCTCGGGTCTTAGCCAGTGGATGGATGAAAAGGGGTATACCTCGGTTGATGATTTCGTCGGAATGGCGGTGCCGAATGTGACTGACTGGCAATATCTGAACCTGAATTTCATCACCAAAGCGGTGATTGATCAGGACGCTTGTATCCAGTGTGGCCGCTGTTATGCCGCCTGCGAGGACACAAGCCATCAGGCGATCGAAATGTCCGAGGACCGCAAATTCAGCGTCAAGGACGACGAATGCGTCGCCTGTAACCTGTGCGTCAATGTCTGCCCCGTCGAGGGCTGTATCACCATGAAACAGGTGATGCCGGGCGAGCTGGATGAACGCACGGGGCAAACGGTTCCGACCGAATATGGCAACTGGACCGAACATCCGAACAACCCGGGCAATACCTGCGCGTCGGGTAAATAGTTAAACAGCGATATCCACTTGACGGGTACTTTCAGGCGGCGGGGCGTAAGGCTCTGCCGCCTTTTCTGTTTCCGGTTCGACGGTTTCTTCGGGTTGCAGTTCCGGCCCCGCGCGCAGTTTTTCGCGTTCGGATTCCAGCAGGTTCGCCTCGAATGTCGGGGGCGGGCCTGTGGGTTTGTCGGGGTTGGGTGGTGGCGGCAGGATCGCGCTGCGTTGCCCGTCCGAATGCGGGCCGGTGTCGGTGCCGGTTTCATTGCGGGTTTTGCTGGACGCCGCCGGTTCCGCCACGGTTTTCACGGGTGATGGCGCCGGTGGCGCGGCAAAGGCCTGTTGCGGTGACGGGGCCACAGGCAAAGCCCCCGGAAGAATAAGCATATCCATGCTCCTGATCGGTGCCCCCACCGACGTTGTATTCTTTGTTAGTATGTATGAAAGGCGGGTTAATATCCCCGTTTTCCTGCAAAGAATTTAAGTCAAATTGCGCGCTTAAACCGCCAATAATTTACTGAACAGCGTTTCCAGATATTGTTCGGCAGCGGGGAAGGGATCATCACCTTCGTTCCCCAGAACCGCCCGCACCTGCACGTCGAAATCGGCGTAATGCTGGGTCAGGGACCAGATGGAAAACAACAGGTGATAAGGGTGGGACGGTGCAATTTTGCCCGCATCCATCCAGCCCTGAATCACCGCCGCCTTTTCATCGGTCAAATCCTTCAATTCACCCTTGATCGCATCCATGATGCGCGGCGCGCCTTGCAGGATTTCATTGGCAAACAGCCGGCTTTCACGTGGAAAATTGCGGCTCATCTCCAGCTTGCGTCGCATATAGGCCAAGATTTCCGCACGCGGCTCGCCATTGGGGTCCAGATCGCGCAGCGGGTCCAGCCATGTGTCCATCAGACAGGACAGCAATTCCACATGGATCGCTTCCTTTGATGGAAAATAATACAGCAGGTTCGGTTTGGACAAGCCGGCGGCCTTGGCGATCTGGTCCAAGGTCGATCCGCGAAAGCCGAATTGCGAAAAAACATCCAGCGCCGCATCGAGAATCGTTGTGCGGTTTTTCTTTTGTATTCGTGTGCGCGTCTGTGGCTCGGCCATTTACTGCCCCTAATTTACAGCGAATTCCTGTCCGTTTGACTGCCTAGTTTACCGACCACAAGCCAAACTGCCACAAAAATTCCACCGATACGTGATTTTTCTTCGTTCGAGTGCAAATGAACGCTAAACTTGGTGACGAATTCCTTGACTGAAAACGCGGCTCTGCTAGCGTGGTTCTGACCAAATGGTCAAACAATCTGCGCTTAACGCCGCCACCACATAACAGGATTGCTTGTCATGGCTTATGATACACCCAAGGTACCCAATGATTTGTCCGCCTTCTGGATGCCGTTTACCGCGAATCGCCAGTTCAAGAAAAACCCGCGTATGTTCGTTTCGGCGGACGGGATGTATTACAAAACCGCCGACGGGCGCGATGTGCTGGATGGCACCGCCGGTTTGTGGTGTGTGAATGCCGGCCATAACCGCCCGCTGATCACCGAGGCGATCCAGAAACAGGCGGCCGAACTGGATTACGCACCGGCGTTCCAGATGGGCCACCCAAAGGCGTTTGAACTGGCCACAGCCATCCGCGATATGGCGCCTGATCCGTTTGAGCATGTGTTCTTTACCAACTCGGGGTCCGAATCCGTTGAAACCGCGCTGAAAATCGCGCTGGCCTATCACCGCGTGCGCGGCGAAGGCACCCGCACCCGTCTGATTGGCCGCGAACGTGGCTATCACGGGGTGAACTTTGGCGGCATTTCGGTCGGTGGCATTGTGAATAACCGAAAATTCTTTGGCTCGCTGCTGACGGGTGTTGACCACCTGCCGCACACGCATTTGCCCGACCAGAATTCTTTTGTGCGCGGGCAACCCGAACATGGCGCCTATCTGGCCGAGGATCTGGAACGCATCGTCGCCCTGCATGGCGGTGACAATATCGCCGCGGTGATCGTCGAGCCGATGGCGGGGTCCACCGGCGTGCTGATGCCGCCCAAAGGCTACCTTGAAAAACTGCGCGAGATTTGCACGAAACACGGTATCCTGCTGATCTTTGACGAGGTGATCACAGGCTTTGGTCGCCTTGGCAGCAGCTTTGCCGCCGAACATTTCGGCGTGATGCCCGATCTGATCACCACAGCCAAAGGGCTGACCAACGGTGTAATCCCGATGGGGGCGGTGCTGGCCACGAGTAAAATCCATGATGCGTTCATGTCGGGCCCGGAAGAGGCGATCGAGCTGTTCCACGGCTATACCTATTCCGGCAATCCGATTGCCAGCGCTGCCGGTCTGGCCACGCTGCGCACTTACCGCGAGGACGGGTTGTTCGAAAATGCTGCCGGTCTGGCCAACTACTGGGAGGATGCGCTGCATTCGCTCAAGGGGCTGCCGCATGTGATCGACATCCGCAATATGGGTCTGATCGGGGCGATTGAACTGGAAGGGATCGAAGGGGCGCCCACCAAGCGTGCGTTCAACGCCTTCCTGCAAGCCTATGACAAGGGTCTGCTGATCCGCACCACGGGCGACATCATCGCGCTGTCCCCGCCGCTGATGATCAACAAGGCACAAATCGACGAACTGTTCGGCATTCTGGCCGATGTTCTGAAAAATCTGGATTAAGGGAGTTAAGACAATGGCCGCACCTGCTGCAAACATGAAAATCAACGGCGACCGCCTGTGGGACAGCCTGATGGAGATGGCTAAAATCGGGCCAGGCGTGGCAGGTGGCAACAACCGCCAGACCCTGACGGACGAGGATGGCGAGGGCCGCAAATTGTTCCAGAAATGGTGCGAGGGCGCAGGCTGCACCATGGGTGTTGACAGCATGGGCAACATGTTTGCGCGCCGCGAAGGCACGGACCCCGATGCATTGCCGGTTTACGTTGGCAGCCACCTTGATACCCAGCCCACCGGCGGGAAATATGACGGGGTTCTGGGGGTGCTGGCCGGTCTGGAACTGGTGCGCAGCCTGAACGACATGAACGTCAAAACCAGACACCCGATCGTCATCACCAACTGGACCAACGAGGAAGGCACGCGGTTTGCCCCCGCGATGCTGGCCTCGGGCGTGTTTGCCGGTGTGCTGGAAGAGGACTGGGCCAAGGACCGCGTCGATGCCGAGGGCAAGCGGTTCGGGGACGAGCTGAAGCGGATCGGCTGGGAAGGCGACGAACCCGTCGGCCAGCGTAAAATGCACGCGATGTTCGAATACCACATCGAACAGGGACCGATCCTTGAAGCCGAAGACAAGTTGATCGGCGTTGTCACCCACGGGCAGGGGTTGCGCTGGGTCGAATGCACGGTGACGGGCAAGGGGCAGCATACGGGATCAACCCCGATGTATATGCGCA is a window encoding:
- a CDS encoding Zn-dependent hydrolase yields the protein MAAPAANMKINGDRLWDSLMEMAKIGPGVAGGNNRQTLTDEDGEGRKLFQKWCEGAGCTMGVDSMGNMFARREGTDPDALPVYVGSHLDTQPTGGKYDGVLGVLAGLELVRSLNDMNVKTRHPIVITNWTNEEGTRFAPAMLASGVFAGVLEEDWAKDRVDAEGKRFGDELKRIGWEGDEPVGQRKMHAMFEYHIEQGPILEAEDKLIGVVTHGQGLRWVECTVTGKGQHTGSTPMYMRKNAGRGLAQITELVHEIAMQHQPNAVGAIGHIDVYPNSRNIIPEKVVFTVDFRSHFLDIMQGMVDEMMEKAPGICKELGLEFSAEVVGQFDPPAFDEKCVSAVRNAAERLGYSHMDIVSGAGHDACWINKVAPTAMIMCPCVDGLSHNEAEEISKEWATAGADVLMHAVVETAEIVE
- a CDS encoding NAD(P)-dependent oxidoreductase yields the protein MPNSQMTPGIAPGRLPKDAYAKNFSDLHAPLDAHEAAVAADRCYFCYDAPCQTACPTSIDIPMFIRQISTGIAEAAAVKIFEENILGGMCARVCPTETLCEEVCVREVAEGKPVEIGRLQRYATDTLMEKGVHPFERAAATGKKVAVVGAGPAGLSCAHRLAMYGHDVVILDGREKAGGLNEFGIAAYKSVDDFAHREVEWLMQIGGITMEYGKRLGDGMSLADLAGSYDAVFLAIGLGGVNALRADGEDLDGVLDAVDFIAKLRQADDLSKLPVGRNVVVIGGGMTAVDAAVQSKLLGAEHVSMVYRRGKERMAASEYEQELATAKGVTIIYNAQPVAIFGDGAVREVEFEYTVEENGKLRGTGEMFRIPADQVFKAIGQTLEGVPDGVAVERGKIVVNEVGRTSQDGVWAGGDCASGGDDLTVTAVAEGRDAAEDINATLMA
- the preA gene encoding NAD-dependent dihydropyrimidine dehydrogenase subunit PreA — protein: MADLTSNFLGIKSPNPFWLASAPPTDKEYNVRRAFEAGWGGVVWKTLGEEGPPVVNVNGPRYGAIYGADRRLLGLNNIELITDRPLQQNLEEITRVKKDYPDRAIIVSLMVPCEEQPWKDILKAVESTGADGVELNFGCPHGMAERGMGGAVGQVPEYIEMVTRWCKENTEMPVIVKLTPNITDIRKPAEAALRGGADAVSLINTINSITTVDLDAMAPEPTIDGKGTHGGYCGPAVKPIALNMVAEIARNPETANLPISGIGGVTTWRDAAEFMALGCGNVQVCTAVMTYGFKIVEEMISGLSQWMDEKGYTSVDDFVGMAVPNVTDWQYLNLNFITKAVIDQDACIQCGRCYAACEDTSHQAIEMSEDRKFSVKDDECVACNLCVNVCPVEGCITMKQVMPGELDERTGQTVPTEYGNWTEHPNNPGNTCASGK
- a CDS encoding aspartate aminotransferase family protein; this translates as MAYDTPKVPNDLSAFWMPFTANRQFKKNPRMFVSADGMYYKTADGRDVLDGTAGLWCVNAGHNRPLITEAIQKQAAELDYAPAFQMGHPKAFELATAIRDMAPDPFEHVFFTNSGSESVETALKIALAYHRVRGEGTRTRLIGRERGYHGVNFGGISVGGIVNNRKFFGSLLTGVDHLPHTHLPDQNSFVRGQPEHGAYLAEDLERIVALHGGDNIAAVIVEPMAGSTGVLMPPKGYLEKLREICTKHGILLIFDEVITGFGRLGSSFAAEHFGVMPDLITTAKGLTNGVIPMGAVLATSKIHDAFMSGPEEAIELFHGYTYSGNPIASAAGLATLRTYREDGLFENAAGLANYWEDALHSLKGLPHVIDIRNMGLIGAIELEGIEGAPTKRAFNAFLQAYDKGLLIRTTGDIIALSPPLMINKAQIDELFGILADVLKNLD
- a CDS encoding TetR family transcriptional regulator C-terminal domain-containing protein, with the protein product MAEPQTRTRIQKKNRTTILDAALDVFSQFGFRGSTLDQIAKAAGLSKPNLLYYFPSKEAIHVELLSCLMDTWLDPLRDLDPNGEPRAEILAYMRRKLEMSRNFPRESRLFANEILQGAPRIMDAIKGELKDLTDEKAAVIQGWMDAGKIAPSHPYHLLFSIWSLTQHYADFDVQVRAVLGNEGDDPFPAAEQYLETLFSKLLAV